The DNA window CGCGCCCACGCACAGGCCGACCTCGCCGAACACGGCGACGACCGCCGCGCCACCACCCGCATCTTCGGCTCCAAGCCCGGCACGTACGGCGCCGGCCTGCTGCAGCTGATCGATTCGAAGAACTGGCGCGACGACGCCGACCTGGCGCAGGTGTACACCACGTGGGGCGGCTACGCGTACGGGCGCGGACTCGACGGTGTCCCGGCGTCGGACGACATGCGCAGCGCGTACAAGCGGATCGCGGTGGCCGCCAAGAACACCGACACCCGCGAGCACGACATCGCCGACTCCGACGACTACTTCCAATACCACGGCGGCATGGTCGCCACGGTCCGTGCGCTCACCGGTAAGGCTCCGGAGGCGTACATCGGCGACAGCACCCGCCCGGATGCCGTCCGCACCCGGACGCTGTCGGAGGAGACCGCCCGCGTCTTCCGGGCCCGGGTGGTGAACCCCCGCTGGCTCGACGCGATGCGCCGGCACGGCTACAAGGGCGCCTTCGAGATGGCCGCGACCGTCGACTACCTGTTCGGCTACGACGCGACCACCGACGTCGTCGCGGACTGGATGTACGAGAAACTCGCCGAGACGTACGTGCTGGACGAGCAGAACCGCAAGTTCATGTCCGAGTCGAACCCGTGGGCGCTGCACGGCATCTCTGAGCGCCTGCTCGAGGCCGTCGAGCGGAAGATGTGGGAGGAGCCGTCCCCGGAGATCCTCGACGGTCTGCGGCAGGTGTACCTCGAGACCGAGGGTGAGCTCGAAGGCTGACGCGGAGCCGCCTAGCGCCAGAACAGGTGGTGGGTGACTCCGCTCGGGCTGGGCACCGTTTCCAGATGGAATCGGTCGCGTAGTTCGTCCGGAGACTCCCACAGCCGCAGTCCGGTGCCGAACGTGATGGGGGAGACGGCGACGTGCAGGGTGTCGACGAGGTCGGCGTCGAGGAACTCCCGGATGGTCGTGACCCCGCCCCCGAGCCGGACGTCCTTGCCCCGCGCCGCCTCCTTGGCCTCCGCGAGGATCGTGGCCGGGTCACCGTCGACGAAGTGGAACGTGGTCTCGCCGCGCGTGATCGACGGCCGTGGGTGGTGGGTCAGCACGAACACCGGCGTGTGGAACGGGGGTTCCTCGCCCCACCAGCCCTCCCACTCGAGGTTCTCCCACGGACCGCGCTGCGGACCGAACTTGTTGCGGCCCATGATCTCGGCGCCGATGTTGTGGGAGAAGTCGCGGGTGAAGTAGTCGTCGAGGCCGCGGCTGCCGCCGCCGTCGGTGCGCATGGGCCAACTCGCCGTGGCGCCTGCCCACGCGAGCATCTCGCCGGGATCGAGGCCGAACGGACTCTCGAAGGTCTGATTCTCGCCGCAAGCGACGCCGTCGCTCGAGACGGTGAAGTTCTGGACCCGTAGCAGCTGACTCACGTGATGCTCCGCTCTCGAGGTGGGTTACGAGAAGACAGACTCCGTGCGCCGGCGGAACTCATCGCACCGGTCAGGCCAGCCGACGGTCGAACACCAGGTTCGGTTCCGCCGTCGGGATGTCGACGGTGTACACCCGCAGCCGCACCGCGTCCGCCGACAGGTCCATGGTCATGAAGCCGACGTCGTCGAAGTTCTGGTACAGATTCGCTCGCTCGGGCCGCGTCGACTTGCCGTGGTTGTTCTTCGCGGCCGCCCCCGAGACGATCTGCCGGGTGCCCTTGGACTCGACCGTCGGCTCGAGGACCTGCAGCGAGTGGTCGTGACCGGAGAGGATGAACTGGCAGCGCCCGACGACGTGGTCCTCGAAGAAGCGCTCGGCATGGACGCCGTTCATCGGCTCGAGCGGGATCCCGTCGTACGCGCCGGCATCGCCGTGCGAGCCGTTGTTCAGATACGGGTGGTGGGTGCAGGCGATCTTCCACTTCGCCGGCGAGGCCGCGATCGCGGCGTCCAGCCAGGCCCGTTGCTCGTTCATGAACTGCCCGTCCGCCGCCCAGTACGGCACGAACAGCGGCGGCAGGTAGGCGGCGACCGGGTTGAGATCGAGCACGAAGAACTCCACGACCGGGTTCTCCTCGGGCACTCGCACCGAGTAGTAGCGGTACGGCATCCACCATTTGCGCGACGTCGCGTGGTATTCGACCTCGTCGTTGCCGCGCAGCAGCCAGCCGCCGTCGCCGGGGAACACCGCGCTGTTGTCGTGGTTGCCCAGCGCCATCACCCAGGGAAAGTCCAGCCCGTGATTGGGGTCTTCGAACTTGGTGGCGAACTGCTCGTCCCGCCCGCCGACGGGACCGGCCTCGTAGATGTTGTCGCCCAGTCCGAGCGCCATTCCGAACGGCTCGGCCCGGTGCACCTTGCGGGCCGCGTCGGCGACCGCCCACTGCGGCGAAGTGCCGGTGCCGGCGTCGCCGGTGACCAACACCCGCACCGTCGACCCGGTCGGGAAGGCGAAGTTGCCCCCGGCGGGTGTCGGGGCCGGGGCCGCCGCGGCGACGGGTGGTGCCATCGCCATCAGCGGGACGGCAGCAGCGGCGACGCCGGCGCCTGCGAGGAAGTGTCGCCGGTTGATCGGGTCGAGGTCGGTCACGGGTGTCCTCACGGGCTCGTCGGTGCGCGGTCCGCCTCAGCAAACCTCGAGATGGACGGCTGTTCAACTGAAACCGCGGCACCGGCACGGATGTTCACGCATCGTTCATCGGTTCCGTGCCGCGGACCGTACGCTGACTGCATGGCTGCCACGCTGAGCGACATCGGAAACGCGAAATACGTTCTGCTGACGACGTTCAAGAAGGACGGATCGGGCGTGCCGACACCGCTGTGGGCGGCGATGGACGGCGACCGGATGCTGATCTGGACGGTCACCGACTCCTGGAAGGTCAAGCGGATCCGCCGTACGGACCGGGTGACGGTCGCAGTCTGCGACGTGCGCGGACACCCGAAGGGCCCGCAGATCGACGCAACCGCCGCCGTCCTCGACGACGGGGGAACCGATCGTGCCCGTGAAGTCATCGCCCGCAAGTACGGCATCCTGGGCTGGATCACGGTGAAGGGCAGCCTGATCCGCCGGGGAAGGAAGGGGACGGTGGGCCTGGCGGTGACCGCGCCCGCCTGACGCTCGCGGCGGCAACCCACGGATATCGGTCATTCGGGAATTCGTCGACGGCACGCGCGGGCCGCGTGCTTCACTTTCGCCCATGCGAAGAGCCCTTCCGGCAGTTGCGTTGCTCGCCGCGTGGTCGGTCGCCGCTGCGGTCCCGGCGGCTGGGGCGCCGCCGGGACCCGGCCAGCCGTCGTGGACCGGTGAGTACTCGGTCAAGCGCTTCGCCGCGACGAAGACCGGTACGAGTCTCGCGGCGCGGCAATGGGAACCGGATTTCGCCGACACCTACACGTTCGAGACGACGTGCACCGGTGACACCTGCGTGGCCACGGTCGTCGACGGGCCCGCGCCCGCCAACCCGACCCTGCCGCAGCCCGCGCAGTACACGTGGGACGGCACCAGTTGGGTGCATCCCTACGACTGGGAGTGGGACTGCTGGCAGGGGGAGGGGACGCCCAAGGTCTGGGCCCCGGCGCACTCGGAGGCGTACTACACGCCGCAACCCGACGGCACCCTGATCGGTTCCTGGCGCACGGAGATCGCCGACGGCCCGTGCGCGGGCTCGGTGATCATGGACGTGGCCGCCTACCCGGTCGGCCCCGGCCCCGGGACGTTCGGCAGCAGCAGCTGACGTCGCGGGCAGCGGCTACGGCGGACCGCGCAGCGACACCGGGGGTACGAATTCGCCCTCGTACGTGCGCGCCCACCACGCGCCGGTGGCGTGGCGCTCGTCCCGGGTGGTGAACCGGTAGCGGAACACCCGCGCCCGCACATGGGTGGGGGGCCGGTCCGGGAACGGATTGTGGTGCAGCAGCTTCAAAGTCGCACGGTCCCCCTCGAGCAGTCGCGTGACGAACCCGCCGAACCATGCGGCCGCGTAGCTCGAGGAGATCGCCGCGAACCACATGAGCCAGTCGAGGCGCAGGTGGTAGGGCGCGAACTGACGCGGCCGTCTTCGCAGATCGCCCGGTTTACCCTTGAACTCGTACGCCCGCCACTCGGTGTCGGGGGTGATGTGGGTGTCCGTGGTGCCCTCGACCACGATCTCGCGGCGGGTGCGGGTGACGTGCCCGAACGCGCCGTACGTATTCACCAGGTGCCACGGGTCGAACGAGGCGTTCATCATCTGCCGACTCGAGAACAGGTTGCGGGCGGGACGGTAGCTGAGCGCGACGATCGCGGCGGTGAACGCGGTCACCAGCGCGACGAACCAGGGCGGTGCCGCAGCGACCCCGGACGGTGCCGTGAACGGGGACACGAACTCCCAGAAGCCGTCCGGCAGCACCGACAGGCCCAGGACGATCGCGAGCCAGTTGAGCCACGCGAAATTCCCGCTCGCCACCAGCCACAGCTGGGTGACGACCATGATCGCGGCCGCTCCGCCCGCGACGGGCTGCGGCACGAACAGGAAGAACGGCACGACCAGCTGCGTGAAGTGGTTGCCGGCCACCTCGATCTTGTGCAGCGGTCGCGGCAGATGGTGGAAGTACCAGCTCAGCGGGCCCGGCATCGGCTGGGTCTCGTGGTGGTAGGACAGGCAGGTGAGGTCCCGCCAGCACGGATCGCCGCGGATCTTGATCAGCCCGGCGCCGAACTCGAGCCGGAACAGCAACCACCGCAACAGCAGCAACGTCAGCAGCGGGGGAGCGGTGTCGGCGTTGCCGACGAAGACCGCGAGCAGACCCACCTCGAGCAGCAACGATTCCCACCCGAATCCGTACCACAGCTGCCCGACGTTGACGATCGACAGGTACAGGCCCCACAGCAGCAGCCAGCCGAGCATGCACAGTGGGAGCGGCAGCAGGTCGAGCAGGCCGAGCACCGCCGCGCCCGACAGCCCCACGCCGGTCCACGCGATCCCCGCGAAGAACCGGTCCGAGTAGTGCACGTGGAAGATGCTCGGCGAGCGCTGCCAGCGCCGGCCCGCCAGGAACCGCCGCACCGGGAGCATGCCGTCGTCGCCGATGAGCGGCCGGAACTGGTCCACCGCCACCAGGAACGCGCACAGGTAGATGACGGCGAGCCCCTCCTTGAAGAGCAGCCGTCCCAGCCAGTAGTCGCTCGTGTCGAACCAGTCCACGACGTGCTCACCCCGCCGCGGACGTTACTCCGGGCGCCGACCGGCGGCCAGCGCCCGCCACGTCACGCCAGGTGCGGGAGCACTTCCTGCTCGAGCAGCTCGAGTCCGGACGTGTCGTACGCGGCCTCGGGATCGTAGAAGATCGCGTACTCGAGGCCCTGCTTCTTCAGGGCCGTGAGGTTCTCGACGATCTGTTCGGGAGTGCCGACGGCGGGCATGCCGCGGAACGCCTCGAGCGAGGCGTCGGCCCGTTCGGCGCCGACGATCGGCTCGAGTCGCGCGCGCAGCGCGGCCAGCCGGTCCTCGACCTCGGCTTCGGTGTGTCCGATCGCCAGGTTGTAGTTCGCGGACCGCACGATGGCATCGAAGTCGGTCCCGACGTCGGCGCAGTGCTCACGCAGGATCCGGGACTTGTGCGCGAACACCTCGGGAGTGCCGTCGAAGTTCGTGTACTGCGCGTACTTCGCGGCGATCTTCAAGGTCACCTTCTCGCCGCCGCCGGCGATCCACAGCGGGATGCCGCCCTCCTGCAGCGGCAGCGGCCGCACGATCGCACCGTCGACCTGGTAGTGCCGGCCGTCGAGTGTGGCGGTTCCGGTGGTCCACGCCTGCCGGAAGATCTGTACACCCTCGTCGAGGCGGCCGAGCCGTTCGCCGGCCGAGGGGAAGCCGTACCCGTAGGCGCGCCACTC is part of the Rhodococcus sp. SGAir0479 genome and encodes:
- a CDS encoding dihydrofolate reductase family protein; this encodes MSQLLRVQNFTVSSDGVACGENQTFESPFGLDPGEMLAWAGATASWPMRTDGGGSRGLDDYFTRDFSHNIGAEIMGRNKFGPQRGPWENLEWEGWWGEEPPFHTPVFVLTHHPRPSITRGETTFHFVDGDPATILAEAKEAARGKDVRLGGGVTTIREFLDADLVDTLHVAVSPITFGTGLRLWESPDELRDRFHLETVPSPSGVTHHLFWR
- a CDS encoding LLM class F420-dependent oxidoreductase, whose amino-acid sequence is MRFGLFVPQGWRLDLVGIDPANQWPVMRDLALRADRGPWESIWVYDHFHTVPAPTDEATHEAWSLMSAFAAVTDRVRLGQMCTAMSYRNPAYLAKVAATADIISGGRVEMGIGGGWYEHEWRAYGYGFPSAGERLGRLDEGVQIFRQAWTTGTATLDGRHYQVDGAIVRPLPLQEGGIPLWIAGGGEKVTLKIAAKYAQYTNFDGTPEVFAHKSRILREHCADVGTDFDAIVRSANYNLAIGHTEAEVEDRLAALRARLEPIVGAERADASLEAFRGMPAVGTPEQIVENLTALKKQGLEYAIFYDPEAAYDTSGLELLEQEVLPHLA
- a CDS encoding PPOX class F420-dependent oxidoreductase — protein: MAATLSDIGNAKYVLLTTFKKDGSGVPTPLWAAMDGDRMLIWTVTDSWKVKRIRRTDRVTVAVCDVRGHPKGPQIDATAAVLDDGGTDRAREVIARKYGILGWITVKGSLIRRGRKGTVGLAVTAPA
- a CDS encoding metallophosphoesterase — encoded protein: MTDLDPINRRHFLAGAGVAAAAVPLMAMAPPVAAAAPAPTPAGGNFAFPTGSTVRVLVTGDAGTGTSPQWAVADAARKVHRAEPFGMALGLGDNIYEAGPVGGRDEQFATKFEDPNHGLDFPWVMALGNHDNSAVFPGDGGWLLRGNDEVEYHATSRKWWMPYRYYSVRVPEENPVVEFFVLDLNPVAAYLPPLFVPYWAADGQFMNEQRAWLDAAIAASPAKWKIACTHHPYLNNGSHGDAGAYDGIPLEPMNGVHAERFFEDHVVGRCQFILSGHDHSLQVLEPTVESKGTRQIVSGAAAKNNHGKSTRPERANLYQNFDDVGFMTMDLSADAVRLRVYTVDIPTAEPNLVFDRRLA
- a CDS encoding lipase maturation factor family protein encodes the protein MDWFDTSDYWLGRLLFKEGLAVIYLCAFLVAVDQFRPLIGDDGMLPVRRFLAGRRWQRSPSIFHVHYSDRFFAGIAWTGVGLSGAAVLGLLDLLPLPLCMLGWLLLWGLYLSIVNVGQLWYGFGWESLLLEVGLLAVFVGNADTAPPLLTLLLLRWLLFRLEFGAGLIKIRGDPCWRDLTCLSYHHETQPMPGPLSWYFHHLPRPLHKIEVAGNHFTQLVVPFFLFVPQPVAGGAAAIMVVTQLWLVASGNFAWLNWLAIVLGLSVLPDGFWEFVSPFTAPSGVAAAPPWFVALVTAFTAAIVALSYRPARNLFSSRQMMNASFDPWHLVNTYGAFGHVTRTRREIVVEGTTDTHITPDTEWRAYEFKGKPGDLRRRPRQFAPYHLRLDWLMWFAAISSSYAAAWFGGFVTRLLEGDRATLKLLHHNPFPDRPPTHVRARVFRYRFTTRDERHATGAWWARTYEGEFVPPVSLRGPP